From the genome of Vitis riparia cultivar Riparia Gloire de Montpellier isolate 1030 chromosome 2, EGFV_Vit.rip_1.0, whole genome shotgun sequence, one region includes:
- the LOC117904199 gene encoding translocase of chloroplast 34, chloroplastic-like isoform X1, with translation MWLQKLMNVALLVENDEIGLLCKESMASQLIREWTGIQQFPPVTQTKLIELLGKLKQENVSTLTILVMGKGGVGKSSTVNSIIGERAVAVSAFQSEGPRPVMVSRTRAGFTLNIIDTPGLVEGGYVNDQALEIIKRFLLNKTIDVLLYVDRLDAYRVDNLDRQVVKAITDSFGKEIWRRGVVVLTHAQLSPPDGLNYEDFFSKRSEALMKVVRSGARLRKQDIQDSGIPVVLVENSGRCHKNESDEKILPNGTAWIPNLVKTITDAVSNGSKGILVDKKLIEGPNPNERGKLLIPFILAFQYFFIVKRIQRAIKSDMAKERKAPWESREANRYEP, from the exons ATGTGGCTACAGAAGCTAATGAATGTGGCTCTCTTGGTTGAGAATGATGAGATTGGTCTCTTGTGTAAG GAATCCATGGCATCCCAATTAATCCGTGAATGGACTGGGATTCAGCAATTCCCCCCTGTTACACAGACCAAATTGATTGAACTGCTGGGAAAACTAAAGCAGGAG AATGTGAGCACATTGACAATCCTTGTAATGGGGAAAGGTGGTGTTGGAAAATCTTCAACTGTAAACTCAATCATAGGGGAAAGAGCAGTTGCTGTCAGTGCTTTTCAG TCAGAAGGACCAAGGCCTGTTATGGTTTCACGGACCCGAGCAGGATTCACATTGAACATTATTGACACACCAGGGCTTGTAGAAGGGGGATATGTCAATGATCAGGCACTTGAGATCATAAAACG ATTTCTTCTAAACAAGACCATAGATGTTCTACTCTATGTGGACCGATTAGATGCATATAGGGTAGATAACTTGGATAGGCAGGTTGTCAAAGCTATAACTGATAGTTTTGGCAAAGAAATATGGCGAAGAGGTGTGGTTGTCCTTACACATGCTCAACTCTCTCCACCAGATGGGTTAAATTATGAGGATTTCTTCTCCAAAAGATCAGAGGCTCTCATGAAAGTTGTTCGATCGGGAGCTCGGTTAAGGAAGCAGGATATCCAG GATTCTGGCATTCCTGTTGTTCTGGTCGAGAATAGTGGGAGATGTCATAAGAATGAAAGTGATGAAAAG ATTCTGCCAAATGGAACTGCTTGGATCCCCAATTTAGTCAAAACAATCACAGATGCTGTGTCAAATGGAAGCAAGGGTATTTTGGTTGACAAGAAGTTGATTGAAGGGCCGAACCCAAACGAGAGAGGAAAGTTActcattccttttattttagcCTTCCAA TACTTCTTTATCGTGAAACGAATTCAACGGGCAATCAAAAGTGATATGGCAAAGGAGAGAAAAGCTCCATGGGAGTCGCGGGAGGCCAACCGTTATGAACCTTGA
- the LOC117904199 gene encoding translocase of chloroplast 34, chloroplastic-like isoform X2 translates to MMMQEHPRGLKQESMASQLIREWTGIQQFPPVTQTKLIELLGKLKQENVSTLTILVMGKGGVGKSSTVNSIIGERAVAVSAFQSEGPRPVMVSRTRAGFTLNIIDTPGLVEGGYVNDQALEIIKRFLLNKTIDVLLYVDRLDAYRVDNLDRQVVKAITDSFGKEIWRRGVVVLTHAQLSPPDGLNYEDFFSKRSEALMKVVRSGARLRKQDIQDSGIPVVLVENSGRCHKNESDEKILPNGTAWIPNLVKTITDAVSNGSKGILVDKKLIEGPNPNERGKLLIPFILAFQYFFIVKRIQRAIKSDMAKERKAPWESREANRYEP, encoded by the exons ATGATGATGCAGGAGCATCCAAGAGGCTTGAAGCAG GAATCCATGGCATCCCAATTAATCCGTGAATGGACTGGGATTCAGCAATTCCCCCCTGTTACACAGACCAAATTGATTGAACTGCTGGGAAAACTAAAGCAGGAG AATGTGAGCACATTGACAATCCTTGTAATGGGGAAAGGTGGTGTTGGAAAATCTTCAACTGTAAACTCAATCATAGGGGAAAGAGCAGTTGCTGTCAGTGCTTTTCAG TCAGAAGGACCAAGGCCTGTTATGGTTTCACGGACCCGAGCAGGATTCACATTGAACATTATTGACACACCAGGGCTTGTAGAAGGGGGATATGTCAATGATCAGGCACTTGAGATCATAAAACG ATTTCTTCTAAACAAGACCATAGATGTTCTACTCTATGTGGACCGATTAGATGCATATAGGGTAGATAACTTGGATAGGCAGGTTGTCAAAGCTATAACTGATAGTTTTGGCAAAGAAATATGGCGAAGAGGTGTGGTTGTCCTTACACATGCTCAACTCTCTCCACCAGATGGGTTAAATTATGAGGATTTCTTCTCCAAAAGATCAGAGGCTCTCATGAAAGTTGTTCGATCGGGAGCTCGGTTAAGGAAGCAGGATATCCAG GATTCTGGCATTCCTGTTGTTCTGGTCGAGAATAGTGGGAGATGTCATAAGAATGAAAGTGATGAAAAG ATTCTGCCAAATGGAACTGCTTGGATCCCCAATTTAGTCAAAACAATCACAGATGCTGTGTCAAATGGAAGCAAGGGTATTTTGGTTGACAAGAAGTTGATTGAAGGGCCGAACCCAAACGAGAGAGGAAAGTTActcattccttttattttagcCTTCCAA TACTTCTTTATCGTGAAACGAATTCAACGGGCAATCAAAAGTGATATGGCAAAGGAGAGAAAAGCTCCATGGGAGTCGCGGGAGGCCAACCGTTATGAACCTTGA
- the LOC117904199 gene encoding translocase of chloroplast 34, chloroplastic-like isoform X3: MASQLIREWTGIQQFPPVTQTKLIELLGKLKQENVSTLTILVMGKGGVGKSSTVNSIIGERAVAVSAFQSEGPRPVMVSRTRAGFTLNIIDTPGLVEGGYVNDQALEIIKRFLLNKTIDVLLYVDRLDAYRVDNLDRQVVKAITDSFGKEIWRRGVVVLTHAQLSPPDGLNYEDFFSKRSEALMKVVRSGARLRKQDIQDSGIPVVLVENSGRCHKNESDEKILPNGTAWIPNLVKTITDAVSNGSKGILVDKKLIEGPNPNERGKLLIPFILAFQYFFIVKRIQRAIKSDMAKERKAPWESREANRYEP, encoded by the exons ATGGCATCCCAATTAATCCGTGAATGGACTGGGATTCAGCAATTCCCCCCTGTTACACAGACCAAATTGATTGAACTGCTGGGAAAACTAAAGCAGGAG AATGTGAGCACATTGACAATCCTTGTAATGGGGAAAGGTGGTGTTGGAAAATCTTCAACTGTAAACTCAATCATAGGGGAAAGAGCAGTTGCTGTCAGTGCTTTTCAG TCAGAAGGACCAAGGCCTGTTATGGTTTCACGGACCCGAGCAGGATTCACATTGAACATTATTGACACACCAGGGCTTGTAGAAGGGGGATATGTCAATGATCAGGCACTTGAGATCATAAAACG ATTTCTTCTAAACAAGACCATAGATGTTCTACTCTATGTGGACCGATTAGATGCATATAGGGTAGATAACTTGGATAGGCAGGTTGTCAAAGCTATAACTGATAGTTTTGGCAAAGAAATATGGCGAAGAGGTGTGGTTGTCCTTACACATGCTCAACTCTCTCCACCAGATGGGTTAAATTATGAGGATTTCTTCTCCAAAAGATCAGAGGCTCTCATGAAAGTTGTTCGATCGGGAGCTCGGTTAAGGAAGCAGGATATCCAG GATTCTGGCATTCCTGTTGTTCTGGTCGAGAATAGTGGGAGATGTCATAAGAATGAAAGTGATGAAAAG ATTCTGCCAAATGGAACTGCTTGGATCCCCAATTTAGTCAAAACAATCACAGATGCTGTGTCAAATGGAAGCAAGGGTATTTTGGTTGACAAGAAGTTGATTGAAGGGCCGAACCCAAACGAGAGAGGAAAGTTActcattccttttattttagcCTTCCAA TACTTCTTTATCGTGAAACGAATTCAACGGGCAATCAAAAGTGATATGGCAAAGGAGAGAAAAGCTCCATGGGAGTCGCGGGAGGCCAACCGTTATGAACCTTGA
- the LOC117929791 gene encoding uncharacterized protein LOC117929791 codes for MGYPLTILENPENLGQVLFGFNGATTISLGDFVLPIQVDPVTLNVRFSVEEDLSPYNVILGRSKMHKMKAILSTYHQMEKDDYITGASAAPETTASTYKKWIAENNMVMSWLVNSMTPDIGENFLSFDTAKEIWDIAKETFSNKENTSEIIQIEGILHDLRQGNLTVTEYFNTLTRLWRQLDTFERKNHGVKPLPSLREAFSEVRREESRKNLMMGSHQQLNMAESSALKTQFAPFDNRQKIKGGRPWCDHCRKPGHSRETCWKIHGKPVDWKPRQPLEKEGRGNHVATDEQSPQPEASPFNKEQMEMLQKLLSPLLSVQSQTGSSSNQLIGSGTLAHKGFGFGEDDWQC; via the exons ATGGGATATCCATTGACCATTTTGGAAAACCCAGAAAACCTAGGCCAAGTCCTATTCGGATTCAATGGGGCCACTACGATATCCCTTGGAGATTTTGTACTCCCCATTCAAGTCGACCCTGTCACTCTCAATGTGAGATTCTCTGTGGAAGAGGATCTATCACCATACAACGTCATCTTGGGGCGGTCAAAGATGCACAAGATGAAGGCCATTCTATCTACCTACCATCAGATG gagaaagatgactacatcACCGGAGCTTCGGCGGCACCAGAAACCACAGCATCAACCTACAAGAAGTGGATAGCAGAAAATAATATGGTCATGTCCTGGCTAGTCAACTCTATGACCCCTGacattggtgaaaattttctgtCATTTGATACTGCCAAAGAAATCTGGGACATTGCAAAAGAAACTTTCTCAAACAAGGAAAACACATCTGAAATCATCCAGATTGAAGGCATCCTCCACGATTTGCGTCAAGGAAACCTTACGGTAACTGAATATTTCAATACTCTTACTCGTCTATGGCGTCAACTTGATACGTTTGAG AGGAAGAATCATGGAGTAAAACCTCTACCTAGCCTCAGAGAGGCATTCTCTGAAGTGCGTCGTGAAGAAAGTCGGAAAAATCTTATGATGGGATCCCATCAACAACTGAATATGGCAGAAAGCTCGGCTCTTAAGACTCAATTCGCTCCTTTTGACAACcgtcaaaaaattaaaggaggtaGACCTTGGTGTGATCATTGCAGAAAGCCGGGACACTCAAGAGAAACTTGCTGGAAGATTCATGGAAAGCCAGTAGATTGGAAGCCACGTCAACCACTTGAGAAAGAAGGACGAGGCAATCATGTGGCTACCGATGAACAATCGCCACAACCTGAAGCTAGCCCTTTTAATAAGGAGCAAATGGAGATGCTTCAGAAACTACTGTCTCCTCTTTTGTCAGTACAGTCACAAACTGGCTCATCTTCCAACCAGCTCATTGGTTCCGGAACCTTGGCtcacaaag GATTTGGattcggggaagacgattggcaatgctga